The DNA region CGGGCCGCGCGCCGCCGTAATAATCCGGGCTGGCGCTGCCGGTGGGAATGAAGACGAGGTCGCGGGCGGGATCGGCGGCAAAACCGGACCAAGCATTGGCGGCGCCGGTCCGCACCTGTTGCCTTTCGGCCCATGGTATCGGATTCCAGGTCCAACGCAGCGCACCGGTTCGCGCGTCGTAGGCGCGAACGATACCTCGCGGCATGTCCACAGCTCCATTGTCGCCGATCGACGATCCCGTGATCACGAGATCCGAAACGATCACTGGCGCCGATGTCACTTCGTAGTCGCCCCGGAATTCCGGGCCGTAGCCGACGCCGCGCGACAAGTCGATTTGCCCGTCCTTGCCGAAATCTGCACAGGGAACGCCGGTTTTTCCATCGAGCGCAATGAGCCGCGCATCGATCGTCCCTTCGTAGATACGCAATTTGCACAGCGCGGCGGCCGACGCCCTGGCGTCCATCCAGACCGAGACTCCGCGCGAACTAACCTCGGAGTAGTTGTGCGTCCGATCCACTTTCGGATCGTATTTCCAACTTTCGGTGCCGGTTGCGGGGTCGAGAGCAATCACCTGATTGAACGGAGTCGTGAGGTACAAAAGGCCGTCGGCGATGATCGGCGTCGCCTCGAACGCCGCCTTTTCGTTCAGCGCTGTTTGTGGATTGAGCGCGCCGGTATGGTACGTCCATGCAACTTTCAACTTTGAAATGTTCTGAGCCGTAATTTGTTTCAACGGTGAGTATCGCGTCCCGCCGGGATCATGCCCATAGGATGACCAGCCACTATCGACGGAAGGAGATGCGGCGCCGGCCCAAAGCAACAAAATGAAAATGAAAGTCCTCATGGTGCTGGGGCTGTTTTGGTTAGACGGGCTTGCCTTTTGCGGAGCCCTGCCGGTCGACGATTCCGGCAACCGCAGCGACCAATTCGGCCGGGTCGACAGGTTTCGATACATGCAAATCGAAGCCGCAGGCGAGCGACTTGGATCGATCGTCCGTGCGGCCATAGGCGGTGAGGGCGATTGCAGGCACACTCTTGGAAGCCTTCCCGTCCATGGCCCGTACCCGGCGGATCAGTTCATAACCGTCGATGTCCGGCATTCCGATATCGCTGATTAAGACGTCGGGCGCGTCGTCGCCGATAATGATCAGGGCCTCAACGGCCGTTCCTACACTGGTGACGTGCGCGCTGCAGTTTTGAAAGACGACTTCCAGCAGGCC from Terriglobia bacterium includes:
- a CDS encoding pyrroloquinoline quinone-dependent dehydrogenase, which translates into the protein MRTFIFILLLWAGAASPSVDSGWSSYGHDPGGTRYSPLKQITAQNISKLKVAWTYHTGALNPQTALNEKAAFEATPIIADGLLYLTTPFNQVIALDPATGTESWKYDPKVDRTHNYSEVSSRGVSVWMDARASAAALCKLRIYEGTIDARLIALDGKTGVPCADFGKDGQIDLSRGVGYGPEFRGDYEVTSAPVIVSDLVITGSSIGDNGAVDMPRGIVRAYDARTGALRWTWNPIPWAERQQVRTGAANAWSGFAADPARDLVFIPTGSASPDYYGGARPGDDKWANSVVALKASTGAFVWGYQVVHHDLWDYDVASQPMLIDFQGKAAVAVTTKMGNLFILDRTTGKPLNKVEERGAPKSDIPGESASPTQPIPAWNAMVPQKLAAADAWGSTEDARNWCRQKIESLRNEGMFTPPSFKGSIAFPGNIGGVNWGSAAWDPERNILLADTNRVAAVMKLIPREEIAPAIAHRADMPWGGEFALQRGTPYGMFRDWLVAPTGQPCNAPPWGALVAFDLSTGKARWETALGSMGQGWPSGSISFGGPIATAGGLIFTAAAL